A genomic region of Pseudomonas frederiksbergensis contains the following coding sequences:
- a CDS encoding YqiA/YcfP family alpha/beta fold hydrolase — MSGSILYIHGFNSAPSSKKACQLVGVMERLGLGEHLQVPALHHHPREAIGQLEQAIAELGRPLLVGSSLGGYYATHLAERHGLKALLVNPAVSPHRMFDGYLGTQKNLYTEETWELTHDHVTALAELEVPAPQDPQRYQVWLQTGDETLDYRLAQQYYRACALRIQAGGDHSFQGFAGQLPALLSFAGIGADVYQAIDFTAL; from the coding sequence ATGTCTGGTTCGATCCTCTATATCCACGGTTTCAACAGCGCACCCTCGTCGAAGAAGGCCTGTCAGTTGGTCGGCGTGATGGAACGTCTGGGGCTGGGTGAGCACTTGCAGGTGCCGGCCTTGCATCACCACCCGCGCGAGGCCATCGGTCAGCTTGAGCAGGCGATTGCCGAGCTGGGGCGGCCACTGCTGGTCGGCAGCTCCCTCGGCGGCTACTATGCCACTCACCTTGCCGAGCGTCATGGCCTCAAGGCCCTGTTGGTCAACCCCGCCGTCAGCCCGCACCGGATGTTCGACGGATACCTGGGCACGCAGAAGAACCTGTATACCGAAGAGACCTGGGAATTGACCCACGACCACGTGACGGCCCTGGCCGAGCTGGAAGTGCCGGCGCCCCAGGACCCGCAGCGGTATCAGGTGTGGTTGCAAACCGGGGACGAAACGCTGGACTATCGCCTCGCCCAGCAGTATTACCGAGCCTGTGCCTTGCGCATCCAGGCCGGCGGCGACCATAGTTTCCAGGGATTTGCCGGTCAATTGCCGGCCCTGTTGAGTTTTGCCGGCATCGGCGCAGATGTGTACCAGGCGATCGATTTCACAGCACTGTGA
- the cpdA gene encoding 3',5'-cyclic-AMP phosphodiesterase — translation MPSVSTLTANDAVLLVQLSDSHLFAEAEGTLLGMNTRDSLQKVIELVLVQQPHIDLMIASGDLSQDGTFESYQRFREMTRQIDAPARWIPGNHDEPQIMAQAAVRSQLLEPVVDMGNWRITLLDSAVPGSVPGYLQDDQLQLLARALSEAPERHHLVCFHHHPVSIGCAWMEPIGLRNPEALFAVLDRFPQVRALLWGHVHQEVDQLRNDVRLIASPSTCIQFEPGSVDFKVDTLAPGYRWLRLLPDGQLETGVERVTGFEFQVDYGSTGY, via the coding sequence TTGCCGAGCGTATCCACTCTGACCGCCAACGATGCCGTATTGCTGGTGCAGCTCTCTGACAGTCATCTGTTCGCCGAGGCGGAGGGGACGTTGCTGGGCATGAATACCCGCGACAGTCTGCAAAAGGTTATCGAGTTGGTGCTGGTGCAGCAGCCGCACATCGACCTGATGATCGCCAGCGGTGACCTGTCCCAGGACGGCACGTTTGAGTCGTATCAGCGGTTTCGCGAGATGACCCGGCAGATCGATGCGCCCGCTCGTTGGATTCCAGGCAACCACGATGAGCCGCAAATCATGGCCCAGGCAGCGGTCCGGAGTCAGTTGCTGGAACCCGTGGTGGACATGGGTAACTGGCGGATCACGTTGCTGGATTCGGCGGTACCCGGCTCGGTGCCAGGGTATTTGCAGGATGACCAACTGCAATTGCTCGCTCGCGCCCTGAGCGAAGCGCCGGAGCGCCATCATCTGGTGTGCTTCCATCATCATCCAGTGTCCATCGGTTGTGCCTGGATGGAACCGATCGGTCTGCGCAATCCGGAAGCCTTGTTTGCCGTGCTCGATCGTTTTCCACAGGTCCGGGCACTGCTCTGGGGTCACGTGCATCAGGAAGTCGATCAGTTACGCAACGATGTGCGGTTGATTGCTTCGCCGTCGACCTGCATCCAGTTCGAACCTGGCAGCGTGGATTTCAAGGTCGATACCCTGGCGCCGGGTTATCGCTGGTTGCGGTTGTTGCCGGACGGACAGCTGGAAACCGGGGTCGAGCGCGTGACCGGGTTCGAGTTTCAGGTTGATTACGGCTCAACGGGTTATTGA
- a CDS encoding DUF1249 domain-containing protein — translation MVVNKQRDRYRVDLVGLQSACEANYARLMRLLPEMRNQPTVRRIAMTQGEQMLGVLMLEVLQACPYTTTLRVRQEHSLPWLPVPQLEVQVYHDARMAEVISAEHARRFRGIYPYPNELMHQPDEKAQLNVFLGEWLSHCLACGHEFEAVR, via the coding sequence ATGGTCGTAAACAAACAGCGCGATCGTTATCGGGTCGACCTTGTGGGGCTGCAAAGCGCCTGCGAGGCCAATTACGCCCGACTGATGCGCCTGTTGCCGGAGATGCGCAACCAGCCGACTGTCCGACGCATTGCCATGACCCAGGGCGAGCAGATGCTGGGTGTGCTGATGCTCGAAGTGCTGCAAGCGTGTCCGTACACCACGACCCTGCGAGTGCGCCAGGAGCACAGCCTGCCGTGGCTGCCGGTGCCGCAGCTGGAAGTTCAGGTCTACCATGACGCGCGCATGGCCGAGGTTATCAGCGCCGAACATGCGCGGCGCTTTCGTGGCATCTATCCTTACCCGAATGAGTTGATGCATCAGCCAGACGAAAAGGCCCAGCTCAATGTATTCCTCGGCGAATGGCTGAGCCATTGTCTGGCCTGCGGGCATGAGTTCGAAGCCGTGCGCTAG
- a CDS encoding NUDIX domain-containing protein, with protein sequence MTDFANATPTIVDIVRSENCYKGFYKLDRVHLRHELFAGGMSREISRELFVRHDAVCVLPYDPQRDEVVLIEQFRAGAWGKVDNPWLIELVAGLIDRDEIPEEVAHREAQEEAGLVFTALWPMLNYFPSPGGSTEYVHLYLGRCNSNGAGGLHGLVEEAEDIRVTVWDFEDALQAVRDGRISNAASIIALQWLALNRAEVRGLWS encoded by the coding sequence ATGACTGATTTTGCCAATGCTACCCCGACCATCGTAGACATCGTTCGCAGCGAAAACTGCTACAAGGGTTTCTACAAGCTTGATCGCGTGCACCTGCGCCATGAGCTGTTTGCCGGTGGTATGAGTCGTGAGATCAGCCGCGAGTTGTTCGTTCGGCATGATGCCGTGTGCGTCTTGCCTTACGATCCGCAGCGGGACGAAGTGGTATTGATCGAGCAATTTCGCGCCGGTGCATGGGGCAAGGTCGATAACCCGTGGCTGATCGAACTGGTCGCCGGTCTGATCGATCGGGATGAAATACCGGAAGAAGTTGCTCACCGCGAAGCGCAGGAGGAAGCTGGACTTGTATTCACTGCTCTGTGGCCGATGCTCAATTATTTTCCGTCGCCCGGTGGCAGTACTGAATATGTGCACTTGTATCTGGGGCGGTGTAACAGTAACGGGGCCGGCGGCCTGCATGGGCTGGTGGAGGAAGCAGAAGATATTCGCGTGACGGTCTGGGACTTTGAAGATGCCCTGCAAGCCGTACGTGATGGACGGATTTCCAACGCGGCAAGCATCATTGCCCTGCAATGGCTGGCTTTGAACCGCGCTGAAGTGAGGGGGCTATGGTCGTAA
- a CDS encoding RsiV family protein has product MSLLKIASVACIALTLGACQSLFQPSYRAQLASTHDASEQAKPGCDGPDCPVINIDTVHFPTEPQLDRIVEQRLLQMTRTSPGAALPASLNAYREQFLRESDDRNSVYLQAKVREQHDGLVIIEVSSYLDTGAANGTPGRGFINYSRQLQKELSLSDMLLPGQEGAFWKTAQVAHNSWLINSQLDRDPDFVKSWPFQKTPNVALTSVGVVLKYNVATIAPYSSGLIEMTIPYARLKGQIKPELVPERS; this is encoded by the coding sequence ATGTCGCTGTTGAAAATCGCCTCCGTGGCCTGTATCGCCCTCACGCTCGGCGCTTGCCAAAGCCTGTTCCAACCCAGCTATCGGGCACAATTGGCATCCACTCACGATGCATCCGAGCAGGCCAAACCGGGTTGCGACGGCCCCGACTGCCCAGTGATAAATATCGACACGGTGCATTTCCCGACCGAACCGCAACTGGACCGGATCGTCGAGCAGCGCCTGCTGCAAATGACCCGCACCTCACCGGGCGCGGCACTACCCGCCTCCCTCAACGCCTACCGCGAACAGTTCCTGCGTGAATCAGACGATCGCAACAGCGTCTACTTGCAAGCCAAGGTACGTGAGCAGCATGACGGACTGGTGATCATTGAAGTGTCCAGCTATCTGGACACGGGCGCGGCCAATGGCACACCGGGACGGGGCTTCATCAACTACTCGCGTCAGCTGCAAAAAGAGCTGAGCCTGAGTGACATGCTCTTGCCGGGGCAGGAAGGGGCGTTCTGGAAGACTGCGCAAGTCGCGCACAACAGCTGGCTGATCAATTCGCAGCTGGATCGGGACCCGGACTTCGTCAAGAGCTGGCCCTTCCAGAAAACCCCGAACGTGGCGTTGACCAGCGTCGGGGTGGTGCTCAAGTACAACGTTGCGACCATCGCGCCCTATTCGAGCGGCCTCATCGAGATGACCATCCCCTACGCTCGCCTCAAAGGTCAGATCAAGCCTGAGCTGGTGCCCGAGCGTAGCTGA
- the cytX gene encoding putative hydroxymethylpyrimidine transporter CytX: protein MSIPTSTYSPDHAVPLARRVFGARDLFSLWFSLGIGLMVLQTGALLAPGLGLSGSLLAIFLGTLVGVLLLACVGVIGSDTGLSAMAALKLSLGTRGASLPALLNLLQLIGWGSFEIIVMRDAASLLGARAFSDGSLMANPLLWTLAFGALATLLAVSGPLTFVRQILRKWGIWLLLAACIWLTWNLFAKADLAALWAQAGDGSMPFAVGFDIAIAMPLSWLPLIADYSRFGKRAKSVFGGTALGFFIGNFWLMSLGVAYTLAFAPSGEVNALLLALAGAGLGIPLLLILLDESENAFADIHSAAVSSGILLRMKVEHLALVIGVICTLIACLAPLAQYQNFLLLIGSVFAPLFGVVLVDHFILRKRSAQVASAALRWPALLAWLGGVSTYHLLANLYPQVGATLPSLVLAGLLQLLLGRVFSYARAPAQA, encoded by the coding sequence TTGAGCATTCCAACCAGTACCTATTCTCCCGACCACGCCGTGCCTTTGGCTCGGCGCGTATTCGGTGCCCGCGATCTGTTCTCCCTATGGTTCTCCCTCGGCATTGGTCTGATGGTCTTGCAGACCGGGGCCTTGCTTGCGCCGGGGCTGGGTTTGTCGGGCTCGTTGCTGGCGATTTTTCTTGGCACGCTGGTCGGCGTTCTGCTGCTGGCGTGTGTCGGGGTGATCGGCAGCGATACCGGCCTGTCGGCCATGGCCGCACTCAAACTCAGTCTCGGTACTCGCGGTGCGAGCCTGCCGGCGCTGTTGAACCTGCTGCAACTGATTGGTTGGGGCTCGTTCGAAATCATCGTCATGCGCGATGCGGCAAGCCTGCTGGGTGCCCGTGCGTTCAGCGACGGTAGCCTGATGGCCAACCCATTGCTCTGGACGCTGGCGTTCGGCGCCCTGGCGACCCTGCTCGCGGTCAGCGGTCCATTGACGTTCGTCCGTCAGATCCTGCGCAAGTGGGGCATCTGGTTGCTGCTGGCGGCGTGCATCTGGCTGACCTGGAACCTCTTCGCCAAAGCCGATCTGGCCGCGTTGTGGGCGCAGGCCGGTGACGGTTCGATGCCGTTCGCCGTGGGCTTTGACATTGCCATCGCCATGCCGCTGTCGTGGTTGCCACTGATTGCCGACTACTCGCGTTTCGGCAAGCGTGCGAAAAGCGTGTTTGGCGGCACGGCGCTGGGCTTCTTCATCGGTAACTTCTGGCTGATGAGCCTGGGCGTTGCCTACACCCTGGCGTTTGCCCCAAGTGGTGAAGTCAATGCCTTGCTGTTGGCGCTGGCTGGCGCGGGTTTGGGTATTCCGCTGTTGTTGATTCTGCTCGATGAGTCGGAAAACGCGTTCGCCGACATTCACTCGGCGGCGGTGTCCAGTGGGATTCTGTTGCGCATGAAAGTCGAACACCTGGCCTTGGTCATCGGTGTGATTTGCACCTTGATTGCGTGCCTGGCGCCATTGGCGCAGTACCAGAACTTCCTGTTGTTGATCGGCTCGGTGTTTGCGCCGTTGTTTGGCGTGGTGCTGGTGGATCACTTTATCCTGCGCAAGCGCAGTGCCCAGGTTGCGTCAGCCGCCTTGCGCTGGCCGGCGTTGCTCGCCTGGTTGGGCGGGGTGAGTACCTATCACTTGCTGGCGAATCTGTATCCGCAAGTTGGCGCAACCCTGCCATCGCTGGTGCTGGCAGGGCTGCTGCAACTGCTGCTGGGCCGGGTCTTCAGCTACGCTCGGGCACCAGCTCAGGCTTGA
- the thiC gene encoding phosphomethylpyrimidine synthase ThiC: MTTKSKNAINLSDSAKVDQQSVQPFTRSQKIYVQGTRPDILVPMREISLDVTPTDFGGEINAPVVVYDTSGPYTDPNVIIDVRKGLGDVRSPWIDARGDTERLAGLSSNFGQERLADPELTKLRFAHVNNPRRAKPGANVSQMHYARKGIITAEMEYVAIRENMKLEVARAAGLLDQQHAGHSFGASVPKIITPEFVRDEIARGRAIIPANINHTELEPMIIGRNFLVKINGNIGNSALGSSIEEEVAKLTWGIRWGSDTVMDLSTGKHIHETREWIIRNSPVPIGTVPIYQALEKVGGAAEDLTWELFRDTLIEQAEQGVDYFTIHAGVLLRYVPLTAKRVTGIVSRGGSIMAKWCLAHHKENFLYTHFEDICEIMKAYDVSFSLGDGLRPGSIADANDEAQFGELETLGELTKIAWKHDVQCMIEGPGHVPMQLIKENMDKQLECCDEAPFYTLGPLTTDIAPGYDHITSGIGAAMIGWFGCAMLCYVTPKEHLGLPNKDDVKTGIITYKIAAHAADLAKGHPGAQIRDNALSKARFEFRWEDQFNLGLDPDTARSYHDETLPKDSAKVAHFCSMCGPKFCSMKITQEVREYAANQRIETVDAEVAQGLAEQAERFKQEGSQLYKKV, encoded by the coding sequence ATGACTACAAAATCAAAAAATGCGATCAATCTGAGTGACTCGGCCAAGGTCGATCAGCAATCAGTTCAGCCCTTTACCCGCTCGCAAAAAATTTACGTTCAGGGCACTCGTCCGGACATCCTCGTGCCGATGCGCGAAATCAGCCTCGACGTGACTCCGACCGACTTCGGCGGCGAGATCAACGCACCGGTCGTGGTCTACGACACCTCGGGTCCGTACACCGACCCCAACGTCATCATCGATGTGCGCAAAGGTCTGGGCGACGTACGTTCGCCGTGGATCGACGCCCGTGGTGACACCGAGCGTCTGGCCGGCCTGAGCTCGAACTTCGGCCAGGAGCGCCTTGCCGACCCGGAGCTGACCAAGCTGCGTTTCGCTCACGTGAACAATCCACGCCGTGCCAAGCCGGGCGCTAATGTCAGCCAGATGCACTACGCCCGCAAAGGCATCATCACCGCCGAGATGGAATACGTCGCCATCCGCGAAAACATGAAGCTCGAAGTCGCCCGCGCCGCAGGCCTGCTGGATCAGCAGCACGCTGGCCACAGCTTCGGCGCCAGCGTGCCGAAAATCATTACCCCGGAATTCGTCCGTGACGAGATCGCTCGTGGTCGCGCGATCATTCCGGCGAACATCAACCACACCGAACTGGAACCGATGATCATCGGCCGTAACTTCCTGGTGAAGATCAACGGCAACATCGGCAACAGTGCACTGGGTTCGTCCATCGAAGAAGAGGTGGCGAAACTGACCTGGGGCATTCGCTGGGGCTCGGACACGGTCATGGACCTGTCGACCGGCAAGCACATTCATGAAACCCGCGAGTGGATCATCCGCAACTCGCCGGTTCCAATCGGTACGGTGCCGATCTATCAGGCCCTGGAAAAAGTCGGCGGTGCCGCTGAAGACCTGACCTGGGAACTGTTCCGCGACACGCTGATCGAGCAGGCCGAGCAGGGCGTCGACTACTTCACCATCCACGCGGGTGTGTTGCTGCGCTACGTGCCGCTGACCGCCAAACGCGTGACCGGGATCGTTTCCCGTGGCGGTTCGATCATGGCCAAGTGGTGCCTGGCGCACCACAAAGAGAACTTCCTCTACACTCATTTCGAAGACATCTGCGAAATCATGAAGGCCTATGACGTCAGCTTCTCGCTGGGCGATGGCCTGCGTCCGGGCTCGATTGCCGATGCCAACGACGAGGCGCAGTTCGGTGAGCTGGAAACCCTCGGCGAGCTGACCAAGATCGCCTGGAAGCACGATGTGCAGTGCATGATCGAAGGCCCGGGCCACGTGCCGATGCAGTTGATCAAAGAGAACATGGACAAGCAGCTCGAGTGCTGCGACGAGGCGCCGTTCTACACCCTCGGCCCACTGACCACCGACATTGCACCGGGCTACGACCACATCACCTCGGGTATCGGCGCGGCGATGATCGGCTGGTTTGGTTGCGCCATGCTCTGCTACGTCACGCCGAAGGAACACTTGGGCCTGCCGAACAAGGATGACGTAAAGACCGGGATCATCACCTACAAGATCGCCGCCCACGCAGCGGATTTGGCCAAGGGCCATCCGGGCGCACAGATCCGCGACAACGCCTTGAGCAAGGCGCGTTTCGAGTTCCGCTGGGAAGACCAGTTCAACCTGGGCCTGGACCCGGACACCGCGCGTTCGTACCACGATGAAACCCTGCCGAAGGACTCGGCCAAGGTCGCGCATTTCTGCTCGATGTGCGGGCCGAAATTCTGCTCGATGAAAATCACCCAGGAAGTCCGCGAATATGCGGCCAACCAGCGGATCGAAACCGTCGATGCCGAAGTCGCCCAAGGTCTCGCCGAACAGGCCGAGCGCTTCAAGCAGGAAGGCAGTCAGCTGTACAAAAAAGTTTGA
- a CDS encoding TolC family outer membrane protein: MLRKLSLALAVSCASNGMAWAAEAPLSTNTDLVSVYQEAVDNNADLAAARAQYGAQKEVVPQARAGLLPNLSGGAEVADVRTKIDQPSAIANRSAHFYQATLAQPLFRADRWFQFQAAKDVNEQAALQLSATEQNLILQSAENYFNVLRSQDNLASTKAEEAAFKRQLDQSNERFDVGLSDKTDVLQSQASYDTARANRILAQRQVDDAFEALITLTNRQYNSIQGIVHTLPVLPPAPNDAKAWVDTAAKQNLNLLASNYAVSAAKETLKQRKAGHAPTLDAVAQYKTGDNDALGFSNPSAFGQPYGGTVSQSSVGLQLNIPIYSGGLTSSQVRESYSRLDQSEQQREALRRQVVENTRNLHRAVNSDVEQVQARRQSIISNQSAVEATEIGYQVGTRNIVDVLDAQRQLYTSVRNYNNSRYDYILDNLRLKQAAGTLSPGDLQDLKRYLKADYNPDKDFLPPDLAKAAAQQLKANPGQ; encoded by the coding sequence ATGCTGCGCAAACTCTCACTGGCCCTCGCCGTGTCTTGTGCGTCCAATGGAATGGCCTGGGCAGCAGAAGCGCCATTATCGACCAATACCGATTTGGTCAGCGTCTACCAGGAAGCCGTCGACAACAACGCCGACCTGGCCGCCGCCCGCGCCCAATATGGCGCGCAAAAGGAAGTCGTGCCCCAGGCCCGCGCCGGCCTGCTGCCGAACCTCTCGGGCGGTGCGGAAGTCGCCGATGTGCGGACGAAAATCGACCAGCCATCGGCTATCGCCAATCGCAGCGCCCACTTCTACCAGGCAACGCTGGCCCAACCGTTGTTCCGCGCCGATCGCTGGTTCCAGTTTCAGGCGGCCAAGGATGTCAACGAGCAAGCGGCGCTGCAACTCTCGGCGACCGAGCAGAACCTGATTCTGCAAAGCGCCGAAAACTACTTCAACGTGCTGCGCAGCCAGGACAACCTGGCGTCGACCAAGGCCGAGGAGGCGGCGTTCAAGCGCCAGCTCGATCAGTCCAATGAGCGTTTCGACGTAGGCCTCTCGGACAAGACCGACGTACTGCAATCGCAAGCCAGTTATGACACCGCACGCGCCAACCGGATTCTCGCCCAGCGCCAGGTAGATGATGCGTTCGAAGCGCTGATCACCCTGACCAACCGTCAGTACAACTCGATTCAGGGCATCGTCCACACCTTGCCGGTCCTGCCGCCAGCGCCGAACGACGCCAAGGCCTGGGTCGACACCGCCGCCAAGCAGAACCTCAACCTGCTGGCCAGCAACTACGCGGTCAGCGCCGCCAAAGAGACGCTCAAGCAGCGCAAGGCCGGTCACGCACCGACCCTCGACGCCGTGGCGCAGTACAAGACCGGCGACAACGATGCGCTGGGCTTCAGCAACCCGAGCGCCTTTGGTCAACCGTACGGTGGCACCGTCTCGCAAAGCTCGGTCGGCCTGCAATTGAACATTCCGATCTACAGCGGCGGACTGACCAGCTCGCAGGTTCGCGAGTCGTACTCGCGCCTGGACCAAAGCGAACAGCAACGCGAAGCACTGCGTCGGCAAGTGGTGGAAAACACCCGCAACCTGCACCGCGCGGTGAACAGCGATGTCGAGCAGGTGCAGGCTCGCCGCCAGTCGATCATCTCGAACCAGAGCGCGGTGGAAGCCACGGAGATCGGTTATCAGGTGGGCACGCGCAATATCGTCGATGTGCTCGACGCCCAGCGTCAGCTGTACACCTCGGTGCGCAACTACAACAACAGCCGCTACGACTACATCCTCGACAACCTGCGCCTGAAGCAGGCGGCCGGCACCCTGAGCCCGGGCGACTTGCAGGACCTGAAGCGTTATCTCAAGGCCGACTACAACCCGGACAAGGACTTCCTGCCGCCGGACCTGGCCAAGGCTGCAGCGCAGCAGCTGAAGGCTAATCCGGGTCAGTAA
- the waaA gene encoding lipid IV(A) 3-deoxy-D-manno-octulosonic acid transferase — protein sequence MNRTLYTALFYLGLPLVAIRLWLRSRKAPAYAKRIGERFSIGLPVMKPGGIWVHAVSVGESIAAAPMIRGLLERYPQLPITVTCMTPTGSERIHAMFANEPRIQHCYLPYDLPCAAARFLDRVQPKLAVIMETELWPNHIHQCAKRGIPVALANARLSERSAKGYGRFGKLTQPMLAEMSLFAVQTEAEAERFRQLGARAETVEVTGSIKFDLSIDPQLLQRAAELRQQWQAVERPVWIAASTHEGEDEVVLAAHRQLLASHPDALLILVPRHPERFNPVFELCQQQGFNTIRRSTGEAVSASTSVLLGDTMGELLFLYALADSAFVGGSLVPSGGHNLLEPAALAKPVLSGPHLFNFLEIAALMRSAKALQEVDDAHGLAVAVQRLFELPRDAQRMAEAGLNVMRANQGALQRLLDGLGRLINR from the coding sequence ATGAATAGAACTCTCTACACCGCGCTGTTTTACCTGGGGCTGCCACTGGTAGCGATTCGACTGTGGTTGCGCTCGCGCAAGGCGCCGGCGTACGCCAAGCGTATTGGCGAGCGCTTCTCCATCGGCTTGCCGGTGATGAAACCCGGCGGCATCTGGGTGCACGCGGTGTCGGTCGGCGAGAGCATCGCCGCTGCGCCGATGATTCGCGGGTTGCTCGAACGTTATCCACAGCTGCCGATCACCGTGACCTGCATGACGCCAACCGGCTCCGAGCGGATTCACGCGATGTTCGCCAATGAGCCGCGCATCCAGCACTGCTACCTGCCTTACGATTTGCCGTGTGCGGCGGCGCGCTTCCTCGACCGGGTCCAGCCGAAACTGGCGGTGATCATGGAAACCGAGTTGTGGCCCAACCACATACATCAGTGCGCCAAGCGTGGGATTCCGGTGGCACTGGCCAATGCTCGCCTCTCGGAACGCTCGGCCAAAGGCTATGGCCGTTTCGGCAAGCTGACACAGCCGATGCTGGCCGAAATGAGTCTGTTCGCGGTGCAGACCGAAGCCGAGGCCGAGCGTTTTCGGCAGCTGGGCGCGCGTGCGGAAACGGTCGAAGTGACCGGTTCGATCAAGTTTGACTTGAGCATTGACCCACAGCTGTTGCAGCGCGCCGCCGAGTTGCGTCAGCAATGGCAAGCGGTCGAGCGTCCGGTGTGGATCGCCGCGAGCACTCATGAAGGCGAGGACGAAGTAGTGCTGGCGGCTCATCGGCAATTACTCGCCAGTCACCCGGATGCGTTGCTGATTCTGGTGCCGCGCCACCCCGAGCGTTTCAACCCGGTGTTCGAGCTCTGCCAGCAGCAAGGCTTCAACACGATCCGTCGTTCGACCGGTGAAGCGGTCAGCGCCAGCACCTCAGTGCTGCTTGGCGATACCATGGGCGAATTGCTGTTTCTCTACGCCTTGGCCGACAGTGCGTTTGTCGGCGGCAGTCTGGTGCCCAGCGGCGGGCATAACTTGCTGGAGCCGGCAGCGCTGGCCAAGCCGGTGCTGAGCGGGCCGCACCTGTTCAATTTCCTTGAGATCGCCGCGCTGATGCGCAGCGCCAAGGCGTTGCAGGAAGTGGATGACGCCCACGGGCTGGCGGTGGCGGTGCAGCGGCTGTTCGAACTGCCACGCGATGCGCAGCGGATGGCAGAAGCGGGGCTGAATGTGATGCGCGCCAATCAAGGCGCCTTGCAGCGATTGCTTGATGGGTTGGGGCGGTTGATCAACCGTTAG
- a CDS encoding LysR family transcriptional regulator, giving the protein MSVQWNLEQMRLFVSVAEQRSFSAVARDQRKAQSAVSSAIALLEADLGVNLFDRSSGRQPRLTEAGSALLEEAREVLRQCERLNGRALALMRGQEARLRLAQDEAMPYQPVLDSLEALAKQFPSLEVQLASAAQGDVARKLVERRADLGLLFYHEQIPEALERRVLGSVEMVTVCGVGHPLAAGGQVNCQQMSQHRQLLMATHSSVYPGSEQASPQVWRADSFYVLAEWLMRGLGWGWLPRHVVQYPAYQGQMVELVSEWTPPALVVELVWRRDEPLGPAARWLAERFAVHLQAIG; this is encoded by the coding sequence ATGAGTGTGCAATGGAATCTGGAGCAGATGCGTTTGTTCGTCAGCGTTGCCGAGCAGCGCTCGTTTTCGGCGGTAGCGCGGGATCAACGCAAGGCGCAGTCGGCGGTCAGCAGTGCAATTGCGCTGCTTGAAGCAGACCTTGGCGTGAACCTGTTTGATCGTAGCAGCGGTCGTCAGCCGCGCTTGACCGAAGCCGGCAGCGCATTGCTCGAAGAAGCGCGGGAAGTGTTGCGGCAGTGCGAGCGCCTCAATGGCCGAGCGCTGGCATTGATGCGTGGTCAGGAAGCACGGCTGCGCCTGGCGCAGGATGAGGCCATGCCTTATCAGCCGGTGCTCGACAGCCTCGAAGCATTGGCCAAGCAATTTCCCAGCCTGGAAGTGCAATTGGCCAGCGCCGCTCAGGGCGATGTGGCGCGTAAACTGGTGGAGCGCCGGGCCGATCTGGGCTTGCTGTTTTATCACGAGCAGATTCCCGAAGCCCTGGAGCGTCGGGTGCTGGGCAGTGTCGAGATGGTCACGGTGTGCGGAGTAGGGCATCCGCTGGCTGCTGGAGGACAGGTCAATTGCCAGCAGATGTCGCAGCATCGACAACTGCTGATGGCCACACATTCCAGCGTCTATCCCGGCAGTGAGCAAGCCAGCCCGCAAGTCTGGCGCGCCGACAGTTTCTACGTCCTCGCCGAGTGGCTGATGCGTGGCCTGGGCTGGGGCTGGTTACCGCGGCATGTGGTGCAGTACCCGGCGTATCAAGGCCAGATGGTCGAACTGGTCAGCGAATGGACCCCGCCAGCCCTGGTGGTGGAACTGGTCTGGCGTCGTGATGAGCCGCTGGGGCCGGCGGCCCGTTGGTTGGCGGAGCGTTTTGCCGTGCACTTGCAGGCGATCGGCTAA
- a CDS encoding DMT family transporter → MNAYYYLAIAICAEVIATVSMKAMKGLSTPLPLLLIIVGYGIAFWMLTLVVRTIPVGVTYAVWAGMGIVLVSIAALFLYDQKLDIPAMLGMALIVLGVVVIQLFSKTAGH, encoded by the coding sequence ATGAACGCTTACTACTACCTGGCTATCGCCATCTGCGCCGAAGTGATCGCCACCGTATCGATGAAAGCGATGAAGGGCCTGAGCACTCCACTCCCGTTGCTGCTGATTATCGTCGGCTATGGCATCGCGTTCTGGATGCTGACCCTGGTGGTGCGCACCATCCCGGTTGGCGTCACCTACGCCGTGTGGGCCGGCATGGGCATCGTGCTGGTCAGCATCGCGGCGCTGTTCCTCTACGACCAGAAACTCGACATCCCGGCCATGCTTGGCATGGCGCTGATCGTTCTGGGCGTGGTGGTCATCCAGCTGTTCTCGAAAACTGCCGGACATTAA